The following coding sequences lie in one Benincasa hispida cultivar B227 unplaced genomic scaffold, ASM972705v1 Contig916, whole genome shotgun sequence genomic window:
- the LOC120070107 gene encoding multiple organellar RNA editing factor 1, mitochondrial: MALHSLRLRRTLSVLSAFHRYTAVSGQTNHSISCPSAPSLSKSPAMISPNWPLRSSSMAFYSRSSFGRNNEDDKIGPDTILFEGCDYNHWLITMEFPKDPKPTPEEMVRTYEETCAKGLNISVEEAKQKMYACSTTTYQGFQAVMTEEESEKFRGLPGVVFILPDSYIDPVNKEYGGDKYINGTIIPRPPPIQYGGRPGGKYRDQNRNPNQPRYERGQRSAPNWQGNQGNPSFNQQGSMQGDGHNFGATQNYSPQGPPQNYGPPGPGERRDPSPMNSYAPEGRDPYQGGRGPMPSYQGNFNQRGQGSYNHDVHGNYQQSDYVPPPGQGSSGGGFNPAQGGAYGQGGYHGHGTGMPYGQGQSHGSYPSSTEGQRFSQGDQRNMQGEQRNYTSGGQTWNDQGRF, translated from the exons ATGGCACTTCATTCACTTCGTCTCCGCCGCACTTTGTCCGTTCTTTCCGCCTTCCACCGCTACACGGCAGTATCTGGTCAAACCAACCACTCTATTTCCTGTCCTTCCGCTCCGTCACTATCTAAGTCTCCTGCTATGATCTCACCAAATTGGCCACTGAGATCGTCGTCAATGGCTTTCTATTCCCGGTCATCATTTGGGAGGAATAACGAAGATGACAAGATAGGGCCCGATACAATACTATTCGAGGGCTGCGATTACAACCACTGGCTCATCACCATGGAATTTCCTAAGGACCCAAAACCCACCCCTGAGGAGATGGTTCGGACCTACGAAGAAACCTGTGCCAAAGGCCTAAATATCag TGTGGAAGAAGCAAAACAGAAAATGTATGCTTGTAGTACAACTACGTATCAGGGGTTTCAAGCTGTGATGACAGAAGAAGAATCAGAGAAATTTCGCG GTCTACCTGGTGTTGTGTTTATATTGCCCGATTCTTACATTGATCCTGTAAACAAAGAATATGGAG GAGACAAGTATATAAATGGAACAATCATACCAAGACCACCACCCATTCAATATGGTGGAAGGCCGGGGGGAAAGTATCGTGATCAGAACAGAAATCCTAATCAACCAAGATATGAGAGGGGACAGAGATCAGCGCCGAATTGGCAAGGCAATCAAGGTAATCCATCCTTCAATCAACAGGGTTCTATGCAAGGAGATGGACACAATTTTGGAGCTACACAGAACTATTCGCCACAAGGTCCACCGCAAAATTATGGTCCCCCAGGGCCTGGAGAAAGGAGAGATCCTTCACCTATGAACAGTTATGCTCCTGAAGGAAGAGATCCCTATCAGGGAGGAAGAGGTCCAATGCCTTCTTATCAAGGAAACTTCAATCAAAGGGGGCAGGGAAGTTATAACCATGATGTGCATGGAAATTATCAGCAGAGTGATTATGTGCCTCCACCAGGCCAGGGTAGTTCTGGTGGTGGTTTTAATCCTGCACAAGGTGGAGCTTACGGGCAAGGTGGATATCATGGTCATGGAACGGGAATGCCTTATGGTCAAGGACAGAGCCATGGATCTTATCCAAGCTCTACTGAAGGTCAAAGATTTTCACAAGGTGACcaaagaaatatgcaaggagaACAACGAAACTACACTTCTGGTGGACAAACATGGAACGACCAA GGGAGATTCTGA